One segment of Bradyrhizobium sp. CB2312 DNA contains the following:
- a CDS encoding cupin domain-containing protein produces MLDVSKATAVGANIRQARIAKGLTLDQLAKQSDLTRGYISLVERNLKIPSLAALLRMAAALEVNVANFFDPNAEPAPRYTLFRREGGNVPLFQDTFGVVPLATGRTRKMMEPFLLSPPHKAATRASHAGEELLFVINGKIAIKLDGEELTLGKGDCLYFSGETPHEVRSLGRQKAEVLVVVAQAP; encoded by the coding sequence GTGCTTGACGTCAGCAAAGCGACAGCGGTCGGGGCCAATATCCGCCAGGCGCGGATTGCCAAGGGCCTGACGCTGGACCAGCTTGCCAAGCAGAGCGATCTCACGCGCGGCTACATCTCCCTGGTCGAGCGCAACCTGAAGATCCCTTCCCTCGCCGCGCTGCTGCGGATGGCCGCTGCGCTCGAAGTCAATGTCGCGAACTTCTTCGATCCGAACGCCGAGCCCGCGCCGCGCTACACGCTGTTCCGCCGCGAAGGCGGCAACGTCCCGCTGTTTCAAGACACGTTTGGTGTCGTGCCGCTGGCGACCGGCCGCACCCGCAAGATGATGGAGCCGTTCCTGCTGAGCCCGCCGCACAAGGCGGCAACGCGCGCCTCGCATGCCGGCGAGGAGCTGCTGTTCGTCATCAACGGCAAGATCGCCATCAAGCTCGATGGCGAGGAGCTGACGCTCGGCAAGGGCGATTGCCTGTATTTTTCAGGCGAGACCCCGCACGAGGTCAGGAGCCTCGGCCGACAGAAAGCGGAAGTGCTGGTCGTCGTGGCCCAGGCGCCCTGA
- a CDS encoding transcriptional regulator: MEIAPIKSNRDYRRVLKEIETLMSARRNSPEGDRLDVLVTLVEAWERKHYRLDLPDPVEAIKYHMEQSGLQPKDLIPFIGSRNRVHEVLNRRRDLTLSMIRRLHEGLGIPAESLIKVGQDRAA; this comes from the coding sequence ATGGAAATCGCGCCAATCAAGTCCAACCGGGACTATCGCCGCGTCCTCAAGGAGATCGAGACGTTGATGAGTGCGCGCCGGAATTCGCCCGAGGGCGATCGGCTGGATGTGCTCGTGACGCTGGTCGAGGCGTGGGAGCGCAAGCACTATCGGCTCGATCTTCCGGATCCGGTCGAGGCGATCAAGTACCATATGGAACAGAGCGGCCTGCAGCCGAAAGACCTGATTCCCTTTATCGGGAGCCGAAACCGGGTTCACGAAGTGCTCAACCGGCGGCGTGACTTGACGCTCAGCATGATCCGACGGTTGCATGAGGGGCTCGGTATTCCTGCCGAGTCCCTCATCAAAGTCGGGCAAGATAGAGCCGCTTGA
- a CDS encoding GrlR family regulatory protein, whose amino-acid sequence MRQGLYKVDFHTVHGTGCGVVYVMEGKMRGGNSAFAFIGTYTGEGDSIKVKIATQRYNDDPAFKPLFGIDRITLTLAGREDGSTAEFEGTALQVPGVAFRAVLSRISD is encoded by the coding sequence GTGCGTCAGGGATTGTACAAGGTCGATTTCCACACCGTTCACGGAACCGGCTGCGGCGTCGTCTATGTGATGGAGGGCAAGATGCGTGGCGGCAATTCCGCCTTCGCCTTCATCGGCACCTATACGGGCGAAGGCGACAGCATCAAGGTCAAGATCGCGACCCAGCGCTACAACGACGACCCGGCCTTCAAGCCGCTGTTCGGCATCGACCGGATCACCCTGACGCTCGCCGGCCGCGAAGACGGCAGCACGGCGGAGTTCGAAGGCACCGCGCTGCAAGTGCCGGGCGTTGCCTTCAGGGCCGTCTTGAGCCGCATCAGCGATTAG
- a CDS encoding MFS transporter, translating into MENAPAARRFAPTALMLGNLVTGCSVLAPAGMLPELASGLDVTIHAAGLLITFGAITLCIGSPLTAWLTSRIERRTLLTTTLAVLAFGNLASAFAPDYVSLLVIRLVMLAVGALYTPQAAGTAAIIVPVERRGSTIAYIFLGWSLAAAVGLPLITFIASRYGWRAAYGGIGVLGCVSFVLLLLRLPGGLKGVPVDLKTWRAVGRNKAILLLLAITMLQMSGQFVVFTFMGPLLKKLTEASPDAIGMVFAIYGVCGFLGVVIATRIVDTWGPYRTSLLFTCLLLAGITGWALGAGSLVLMAVAVAIWGLGFASTNSMQQVRLVAAAPPLASATVALNTSVLYIGQAVGSATGGLLFARELLHALGFVAVGFVVLALILVVLTRPAAAAAA; encoded by the coding sequence ATGGAAAATGCCCCCGCCGCCCGGCGCTTTGCGCCGACCGCCCTGATGCTCGGCAATCTCGTCACCGGCTGCTCGGTGCTGGCGCCAGCGGGCATGTTGCCGGAATTGGCGAGTGGGCTCGACGTCACCATCCATGCGGCCGGGCTCCTGATCACCTTCGGCGCGATCACGCTGTGCATCGGCTCGCCGCTGACGGCGTGGCTGACCAGCCGGATCGAGCGGCGGACGCTGCTCACCACGACGCTCGCCGTGCTCGCCTTTGGCAATCTCGCCTCGGCCTTTGCGCCGGACTACGTCAGCCTTCTGGTGATCCGTCTCGTCATGCTCGCGGTCGGCGCGCTCTACACGCCGCAGGCAGCCGGCACCGCGGCGATCATCGTGCCGGTCGAGCGGCGTGGCAGCACCATCGCCTATATCTTTCTCGGCTGGTCGCTCGCGGCCGCCGTCGGCCTGCCGCTGATCACCTTCATCGCCAGCCGCTATGGCTGGCGCGCGGCCTATGGCGGGATCGGCGTGCTCGGCTGCGTCAGCTTCGTGCTGTTGCTGCTGCGCCTGCCGGGCGGCTTGAAGGGCGTGCCGGTCGACCTGAAGACCTGGCGTGCGGTCGGCCGCAACAAGGCGATCCTGCTGCTGCTTGCGATCACCATGCTGCAAATGTCTGGGCAGTTCGTGGTGTTCACCTTCATGGGGCCGCTGCTGAAGAAGCTGACCGAGGCAAGCCCCGATGCCATCGGCATGGTGTTCGCCATCTATGGCGTCTGCGGTTTCCTCGGCGTCGTGATTGCAACCCGCATCGTCGACACCTGGGGGCCTTACCGAACCTCGCTGCTGTTCACCTGCCTGCTGCTTGCGGGCATCACGGGCTGGGCGCTCGGCGCGGGGAGCCTCGTGCTGATGGCGGTCGCGGTGGCGATCTGGGGCCTCGGCTTTGCCTCGACCAATTCGATGCAGCAGGTGCGGCTGGTCGCGGCTGCACCACCGCTGGCATCGGCGACCGTCGCGCTCAACACCTCCGTCCTCTATATCGGCCAGGCGGTCGGCTCCGCCACCGGCGGACTGCTGTTCGCCCGCGAGCTGCTGCATGCGCTCGGCTTCGTCGCTGTCGGTTTCGTCGTGCTGGCGCTGATCCTGGTGGTCCTGACCCGGCCGGCGGCGGCCGCCGCGGCCTGA
- a CDS encoding alpha/beta hydrolase, producing MVGAVPNVRADTRADRTNSGRHGRALRIGLVSALVPLLLTLVQCGRAPNPAALAANSQANVQVNQVVAKTGPQASNLQVASGDTFEDRFPAPQFTERFPSASESFLQRQMSDFSPKRAVQQPPQPERASYKVASLEPQVPFKRPARDDLTTLVSMKSSAFPYFGNNPASDAPFLNISKGDRRGHRSYSGRVYWQDETYSDSRVLVHVPEHFDVRKPGVIVVFFHGNGATLERDVRDRQLVPQQITDSGANAVLLAPQMAVDAADSSAGKFWQAGGLKRFMEESAGHLARLTGDPDSARAFANMPIVIVGYSGGFLPTAWSLEVGGISDRVRGVVLLDAVYGEMDKFASWIESHRSGFFVSSYTHYTARRDRELMSMLRQKGISVSEDMDGPLRPGSVVFVETGEGITHRDYVTRAWTRDPLKDVLVKMSATPALALTRVASTNPAPSR from the coding sequence ATGGTCGGGGCCGTTCCGAACGTGAGAGCTGACACGCGTGCCGATCGGACGAATTCCGGTCGGCACGGTCGTGCGCTCCGGATCGGCCTGGTCTCAGCTTTGGTGCCGCTCTTGCTCACGCTGGTTCAATGCGGCAGGGCCCCCAATCCGGCAGCGCTCGCGGCGAACTCGCAGGCCAATGTTCAGGTCAATCAGGTCGTCGCCAAGACCGGTCCGCAAGCCTCCAATCTGCAAGTTGCGAGCGGCGACACCTTCGAAGATCGCTTCCCTGCCCCGCAGTTCACGGAGCGCTTCCCCTCGGCGAGCGAGAGTTTTCTGCAACGGCAGATGTCGGACTTCTCGCCCAAGCGCGCGGTGCAGCAGCCGCCGCAGCCGGAGCGGGCTTCCTACAAGGTCGCCTCGCTCGAGCCTCAGGTCCCCTTCAAGCGCCCCGCGCGCGACGACCTGACGACGCTCGTCAGCATGAAGTCGTCGGCGTTCCCTTATTTCGGCAACAACCCCGCCTCCGATGCGCCGTTCCTCAACATCTCCAAGGGCGACCGCCGCGGCCACCGCAGCTATTCGGGGCGCGTCTACTGGCAGGATGAGACCTACAGCGACAGCCGCGTGCTGGTGCACGTGCCCGAGCATTTCGACGTGCGCAAGCCGGGCGTCATCGTGGTGTTCTTCCACGGCAATGGCGCAACGCTCGAGCGCGACGTCCGCGACCGGCAGCTGGTGCCGCAGCAGATCACCGATTCCGGTGCCAATGCCGTGCTGCTCGCTCCGCAGATGGCGGTCGATGCCGCCGATTCCAGCGCCGGCAAGTTCTGGCAGGCCGGCGGCCTCAAGCGCTTCATGGAGGAATCGGCGGGCCATCTCGCCCGCCTCACCGGCGATCCCGACAGCGCGCGGGCCTTCGCCAACATGCCGATCGTGATCGTCGGCTATAGCGGCGGCTTTCTGCCGACCGCCTGGAGCCTCGAGGTCGGCGGCATCAGCGACCGCGTTCGCGGCGTGGTGCTGCTCGATGCCGTCTATGGCGAGATGGACAAGTTCGCCTCCTGGATCGAGAGCCATCGCTCCGGCTTCTTCGTCAGCTCCTACACCCACTACACCGCACGGCGCGACCGCGAGCTGATGAGCATGCTCAGGCAGAAGGGCATCAGCGTCTCCGAGGACATGGACGGCCCCTTGCGTCCCGGCAGCGTGGTGTTCGTGGAGACCGGCGAGGGCATCACACATCGTGACTATGTGACGCGCGCCTGGACGCGCGATCCGCTCAAGGACGTGCTGGTGAAGATGTCGGCGACGCCGGCGCTCGCGCTCACGCGCGTGGCCTCCACCAATCCTGCACCGAGCCGCTAG
- the thrS gene encoding threonine--tRNA ligase, translating to MSDQPKSESGFQYSLSNLKPVSPAAKVTLTFPDGAQRQFEKNITGLEIAKGISPSLAKRTVAMALDGVLADLNDPIEADAKIELVNRDDPRALELIRHDCAHVLAEAVQTLWPGTQVTIGPVIENGFYYDFFRNEPFTPEDFAAIEKKMREIIARDKPFTKEVWDREKTKQVFGDKGEAFKVELVDAIPGNEPIKIYYQGDWFDLCRGPHMTSTGKVGNAFKLMKVAGAYWRGDSNNPMLTRIYGTAFAKQEDLDAYLKQIEEAEKRDHRKLGRELDLFHFQEEGPGVVFWHPKGWTIFQQLIAYMRRRLSGDYNEVNAPQILDKVLWETSGHWGWYRENMFAAQSAGDEAEDKRWFALKPMNCPGHVQIFKHGLKSYRDLPLRLAEFGVVHRYEPSGAMHGLMRVRGFTQDDAHIFCTEDQLADECLKINDLILSTYADFGFTGDLTVKLSTRPEKRVGTDAMWDHAERVMATVLREIQTQNNHIKTEINPGEGAFYGPKFEYVLRDAIGRDWQCGTTQVDFNLPERFGAFYIDHDGSKKPPVMVHRAICGSMERYIGILIEHFAGNFPLWLSPVQAVVTTITSEGDEYAKQVLEQARRAGLRVEIDLRNEKINYKVREHSLAKIPALLVVGKKEAETHSVSVRRLGSDGQKVMTTAEAIAALVDEATPPDVRRARSAV from the coding sequence ATGTCCGACCAGCCCAAATCCGAGTCCGGATTCCAGTACAGCCTGTCGAATCTGAAGCCTGTGTCTCCCGCCGCCAAGGTCACCCTCACCTTCCCCGACGGCGCTCAGCGCCAGTTCGAGAAGAACATCACCGGCCTCGAGATCGCCAAGGGCATCTCGCCGTCGCTGGCCAAGCGTACGGTGGCGATGGCGCTCGACGGCGTGCTCGCCGATCTCAACGACCCCATCGAGGCCGACGCCAAGATCGAGCTCGTCAATCGCGACGACCCGCGCGCGCTCGAACTGATCCGCCACGACTGCGCCCACGTGCTGGCAGAGGCCGTGCAGACGCTGTGGCCGGGCACCCAGGTCACCATCGGCCCCGTGATCGAGAACGGCTTCTATTACGACTTCTTCCGCAACGAGCCGTTCACGCCGGAAGACTTTGCCGCGATCGAGAAGAAGATGCGCGAGATCATCGCGCGCGACAAACCTTTCACGAAAGAGGTTTGGGATCGCGAAAAGACAAAACAGGTGTTCGGCGACAAGGGCGAGGCCTTCAAGGTCGAGCTGGTCGACGCCATTCCCGGCAACGAGCCGATCAAGATCTACTACCAGGGCGACTGGTTCGACCTGTGCCGCGGCCCGCACATGACCTCGACCGGCAAGGTCGGCAATGCCTTCAAGCTGATGAAGGTGGCCGGCGCCTATTGGCGCGGCGACAGCAACAATCCGATGCTGACCCGCATCTACGGCACGGCCTTCGCCAAGCAGGAGGACCTCGACGCTTATCTCAAGCAGATCGAGGAAGCCGAGAAGCGCGACCATCGCAAGCTCGGCCGCGAGCTCGACCTCTTCCATTTCCAGGAGGAAGGTCCGGGCGTCGTGTTCTGGCACCCGAAGGGCTGGACCATCTTCCAGCAGCTGATCGCCTATATGCGCCGCCGCCTCTCTGGCGATTACAACGAGGTCAACGCACCGCAGATCCTCGACAAGGTGCTGTGGGAGACGTCGGGCCATTGGGGCTGGTATCGCGAGAACATGTTCGCGGCCCAATCGGCCGGCGACGAGGCCGAGGACAAGCGCTGGTTTGCGCTCAAGCCGATGAACTGCCCCGGCCACGTGCAGATCTTCAAGCACGGCCTGAAGAGCTACCGCGACCTGCCGCTGCGCCTCGCCGAGTTCGGCGTGGTGCATCGTTATGAGCCGTCGGGCGCCATGCACGGCTTGATGCGCGTGCGCGGCTTCACCCAGGACGACGCCCACATCTTCTGCACCGAGGACCAGCTTGCGGACGAGTGTCTGAAGATCAACGATCTCATCCTGTCGACTTACGCCGACTTCGGCTTCACCGGCGATTTGACGGTGAAGCTGTCGACGCGGCCGGAAAAGCGCGTCGGCACCGATGCGATGTGGGATCACGCCGAGCGCGTGATGGCGACAGTGCTGCGCGAAATCCAGACGCAGAACAACCACATCAAAACCGAGATCAATCCGGGCGAAGGCGCCTTCTACGGGCCGAAGTTCGAATATGTGCTGCGCGACGCCATCGGCCGCGACTGGCAGTGCGGCACCACGCAGGTCGACTTCAACCTGCCGGAACGGTTCGGCGCGTTCTACATCGACCATGACGGCAGCAAGAAGCCGCCGGTGATGGTGCACCGCGCGATCTGCGGTTCGATGGAACGCTATATCGGCATCCTGATCGAGCACTTTGCCGGCAACTTCCCGCTCTGGCTCTCGCCGGTGCAGGCGGTGGTCACGACCATCACCTCGGAAGGCGACGAATACGCCAAGCAGGTGCTGGAACAGGCGCGACGCGCAGGGCTGCGCGTCGAGATCGACCTGCGCAACGAGAAGATCAACTACAAGGTCCGCGAGCACTCGCTGGCCAAGATCCCGGCGCTGCTCGTGGTCGGCAAGAAGGAGGCCGAGACGCATTCGGTCTCGGTCCGCCGGCTCGGCAGCGACGGCCAGAAGGTGATGACGACGGCCGAGGCTATCGCCGCGCTGGTCGACGAGGCGACCCCGCCGGACGTCCGGCGGGCTCGCAGCGCCGTCTGA
- a CDS encoding amino acid permease — MTASDAGTAPWTGRLTGSGSGVSALVATAIVVADMIGVGVFTSLGFQVKDIPSGFSILLLWTVGGIVALCGVFSYSELGAMFPRSSGEYNFLGRAYHPAFGFLAGWVSATVGFAAPVALAAMAFGEYAKSVIPDLPPIPLAIGVVWLVSLVQLTGVRHSSTFQLISTILKVVLIVAFLVAGFIIGVPQQIAFTPQPGDLAHIVSAPFAIGLVFVMYSFSGWNAATYIIGEMNTPQQSLPRALLAGTLIVLVLYVALNAVFLYSTPVSALAGQLDVASVAGRAIFGHLGGRIVGAMICVGLISSISAMMWIGPRVMMTMGEDIPALRVFSKRSVSGAPAYAILFQLAVATLLLFTRSFEAVLDFIQFALLFCSFFTVAGVIKLRITNPELPRPYRAWGYPFTPLVFLLVTGFMMYYLLTERPIQSLAGMLVMVSGLLIYAVFRRRPAAAGTSHNRE; from the coding sequence ATGACGGCATCAGATGCGGGTACTGCGCCCTGGACTGGCCGGCTGACCGGAAGCGGGTCGGGGGTCTCCGCTCTGGTCGCAACAGCCATCGTCGTTGCCGACATGATCGGGGTCGGCGTCTTCACGAGCCTCGGCTTCCAGGTCAAGGACATCCCTTCGGGCTTCTCGATCCTGCTGCTGTGGACCGTCGGCGGCATCGTCGCGCTGTGCGGCGTATTCTCCTACAGTGAGCTCGGGGCGATGTTTCCGCGCTCGAGCGGCGAGTACAATTTCCTCGGCCGCGCCTATCATCCCGCCTTCGGTTTTCTCGCCGGCTGGGTCTCGGCGACAGTTGGCTTTGCGGCGCCCGTCGCCCTGGCGGCGATGGCGTTCGGCGAATACGCCAAATCGGTCATCCCCGATCTGCCGCCGATCCCGCTCGCCATCGGCGTGGTATGGCTGGTCTCGCTCGTGCAACTGACCGGCGTCAGGCACTCCTCGACCTTCCAGCTGATCTCGACCATTTTGAAGGTCGTGCTGATCGTTGCCTTCCTCGTTGCCGGCTTCATCATCGGCGTGCCGCAGCAGATTGCCTTCACGCCTCAGCCGGGCGATCTCGCGCATATCGTCAGCGCCCCCTTCGCGATCGGGCTCGTGTTCGTGATGTACTCGTTCTCGGGCTGGAATGCCGCGACCTACATCATCGGCGAGATGAACACGCCGCAGCAGAGTCTGCCGCGCGCGCTGCTCGCGGGCACGCTGATCGTGCTGGTGCTGTATGTCGCGCTCAACGCCGTGTTCCTCTACTCGACGCCGGTCAGTGCGCTCGCCGGTCAGCTCGACGTTGCCAGCGTCGCCGGCCGCGCCATCTTCGGCCATCTCGGCGGCCGCATCGTCGGAGCCATGATCTGCGTCGGCCTGATCTCCTCGATCAGCGCGATGATGTGGATCGGCCCGCGGGTGATGATGACGATGGGGGAAGACATTCCGGCGCTGCGCGTGTTCTCGAAGCGATCGGTCAGCGGTGCGCCGGCCTATGCCATCCTGTTTCAGCTCGCGGTCGCGACCCTCTTGCTGTTCACGCGCAGCTTCGAGGCGGTGCTCGACTTCATCCAGTTCGCGCTGTTGTTCTGCTCGTTCTTCACGGTCGCCGGCGTCATCAAGCTGCGCATCACCAATCCCGAGCTGCCGCGGCCCTATCGCGCCTGGGGATACCCGTTCACGCCGCTCGTTTTCCTGCTCGTGACCGGGTTCATGATGTATTACCTGTTGACCGAGCGGCCCATTCAGTCGCTCGCCGGGATGCTCGTCATGGTCTCTGGCCTGTTGATCTATGCTGTTTTCCGCAGGCGGCCGGCCGCCGCTGGCACGTCACACAATCGCGAATAG